One part of the Gemmatimonadota bacterium genome encodes these proteins:
- a CDS encoding thiamine pyrophosphate-dependent enzyme → MSSCSLIHLSDGDDRDYAMSDYEGAQARWCPGCGDHSVLSAVQRLLAQEDLPPEQTVFVSGIGCSSRFPHYINTYGFHGIHGRALPLATGVKLHRPELHVFVVMGDGDCVSIGAGHWIHATRYNVDMVALLLDNEIYGLTKMQTSPTTPQGYKTSTQPRGSWLPPINPIEATLGVTNASFVAQTAEWIPAHMQATLEAAHRHRGFSFVRILQRCPHFTPDIFGGDVKSPERTQMLVHEKGIDVPALANRYSDRITHDPGDLDGARRLAEDTSKLKLGLFFHDPDRPRYEETRHVAAHTADEKIALLDRELDRYAV, encoded by the coding sequence ATGAGCAGCTGCTCGCTGATCCACCTGTCCGATGGCGACGATCGCGACTACGCGATGTCGGACTACGAAGGGGCACAGGCCCGCTGGTGCCCCGGCTGCGGGGACCACTCTGTCCTGAGCGCGGTGCAACGTCTCCTGGCCCAGGAGGACCTGCCGCCCGAGCAGACCGTCTTCGTCTCGGGGATCGGCTGCTCCAGCCGCTTCCCGCACTACATCAACACGTACGGCTTCCATGGCATCCACGGCCGGGCGCTGCCCCTCGCCACCGGTGTGAAGCTGCACCGCCCCGAGCTCCACGTGTTCGTGGTGATGGGAGACGGAGACTGCGTCTCCATCGGCGCCGGCCACTGGATCCATGCCACGCGCTACAACGTGGACATGGTGGCGCTGCTGCTGGACAACGAGATCTACGGCCTGACCAAGATGCAGACGTCGCCCACCACGCCCCAGGGCTACAAGACGTCCACGCAACCGAGAGGCAGCTGGCTGCCGCCCATCAATCCGATCGAGGCGACGCTGGGCGTGACCAATGCGTCCTTCGTGGCGCAGACGGCCGAGTGGATCCCCGCGCACATGCAGGCGACGCTGGAGGCCGCCCACCGACACCGCGGCTTCTCCTTCGTGCGCATCCTGCAACGCTGCCCCCACTTCACGCCGGATATCTTCGGCGGCGACGTGAAGAGCCCGGAGCGCACGCAGATGCTCGTGCACGAGAAGGGCATCGACGTCCCGGCACTCGCCAACCGCTACAGCGACCGGATCACACACGATCCCGGTGACCTCGACGGGGCGCGCCGGCTCGCGGAGGACACGAGCAAGCTCAAGCTCGGGCTGTTCTTCCACGACCCGGACCGGCCGCGCTACGAGGAGACGCGGCATGTCGCCGCACACACCGCCGACGAGAAGATCGCGCTGCTCGATCGGGAGCTCGACCGCTATGCCGTCTGA
- a CDS encoding (Fe-S)-binding protein: MDGALVLQSVAILGGVGLTFGALIALAHKKLSVWEDPRIDSLTELLPGANCGACGFAGCRAFAESLVGGAAVPAGCTVMGSADVDEVASFLGVAAGAADRRIARLLCAGGSDVARRKADYYGLASCAAARAVTGGGKACAWGCIGLGDCAVACDFDAIGMTAFDLPAVDPDRCTACGDCVEACPLDLFVLLPLDRHLLVQCRNLLEGDAATSVCSVACNACGRCVQDAAPGLIEIRSGLAVIDETAIAQENPDATARCPTGAITWVMGRQAFPGSEPRLDEAVA; encoded by the coding sequence GTGGACGGCGCGCTCGTGCTCCAATCGGTCGCGATCCTGGGCGGCGTCGGACTGACGTTCGGCGCGCTGATCGCGCTGGCCCACAAGAAGCTGAGCGTCTGGGAGGATCCCCGGATCGACTCCCTGACGGAGCTGCTGCCGGGCGCGAACTGCGGCGCCTGCGGCTTCGCCGGGTGTCGCGCGTTCGCGGAGAGCCTGGTGGGCGGCGCCGCCGTGCCTGCGGGCTGCACCGTGATGGGATCCGCCGACGTGGACGAGGTGGCGTCCTTCCTGGGTGTGGCCGCGGGCGCCGCGGACCGGAGGATCGCCCGACTGCTCTGCGCCGGCGGCTCCGACGTGGCGCGGCGCAAGGCGGACTACTACGGGCTGGCGAGTTGCGCTGCGGCCCGCGCGGTCACCGGCGGCGGCAAGGCCTGCGCCTGGGGGTGCATCGGCCTCGGGGACTGCGCGGTCGCGTGCGACTTCGATGCCATCGGCATGACCGCGTTCGACCTTCCTGCGGTCGACCCGGACCGCTGCACGGCCTGCGGAGACTGTGTGGAGGCATGTCCGCTGGACCTGTTCGTGCTCCTCCCGCTGGACCGGCACCTGCTCGTCCAGTGCCGCAACCTCCTGGAAGGCGACGCGGCCACGTCGGTGTGCTCGGTCGCCTGCAACGCCTGCGGTCGCTGCGTCCAGGACGCCGCACCCGGTCTCATCGAGATCCGCTCCGGCCTGGCCGTGATCGACGAGACCGCCATCGCGCAGGAGAACCCCGATGCCACGGCCCGTTGCCCCACCGGTGCCATCACCTGGGTGATGGGACGGCAGGCCTTCCCCGGTAGCGAGCCCCGACTCGACGAGGCGGTTGCATGA
- a CDS encoding 2-oxoacid:acceptor oxidoreductase family protein — translation MMDLFRKKHPEVSPAEPAPFPGHLEATDGSAAVVAMETAASEAAGAYPITPSTQMGEGWAQAVAAGQTNVNGRRLLFFEPEGEHAAAAVTAGLSMMGLRATNFSSGQGIAYMHESLYAAAGKRLTYVLNVAARAMTKQALNVHAGHDDYHAVDDSGFFQLFAKNVQEAADLTLIAHRIAELSLTPGISAQDGFLTSHVIESLLLPERELVKAYLGDPADRIDSPTPAQRLVYGPTRRRIPELFDFDYPAMFGVVQNQESYAQGVAAQRPFYFDHVAALADRAFDEYAALSGRRYARATGYRMEDAEYVLAGQGSVVWNAEALADHLRTTRGLKVGVLNLTMFRPFPCDQVSAWLRGRRAVTVLERVDQPLAADPPLLREIRSALGQGVENGRARGAQPYPGVAALAPDEVPDFYAGGFGFGSRDLQPGDLLAAVENMLEGGAQRRHFYLGIDFIDRETRAPKLQIWQQELLDAYPHLEQLALPAAADLDLLPQDSIAIRIHSVGGWGAITMGKNLALTAFELAGLHVKANPKYGSEKKGQPTNFYAVLAREPIRINAELKHVDVVLSPDPNVFRSTDPLAGFNPGGAFVIQSDLPTDQVWASLPVAAQRTIVDKGLRLYAFDAFRIAAEEATDAELRYRMQGVAFMGAFFRVSPLAEREGLSEEALFDGIRGQIEKKFGKLGARVVEDNLRVIRRGFDEVRPVPHGPVGQDEPGAHVLPGLPSLLDVPAAKPGVGNPGRFWEQVCAYCATTGKDGIADPFAAHAVIPAATSTVRDMTNIRFEVPDFVADKCTGCSQCWMQCPDAAIPGLVTSVEDALQAAIRTAANGTPLNRLKPLTPHLAKESRKILQGVGMRSFADAVAAAYDNVAGKLKWDPERRKALDEEWAAAYGVLADFPFARTAPFFDVPEKKEKGSGGLLSITVNPEACKGCNICVDVCPEGALITVRQDEAIVERLRRNWQLWENLPDTDDRYINVRNVEQGIGVLPTLLLKKKNYRSMAGGDGACMGCGEKTAVHVLVSTIEGLMQPRAEAFVKRLDGLVGSLEERARALVAADADLDAPGAADGALAVEASPAHRERLALLLRTRDRLKDLRWRYVEGPGGRGRAHMGISNSTGCSSVWGSTYPYNPYPFPWVNHLFQDAPSVAIGIFEGQMRKMADNFIEVRRAEGLVADTYDAERDEAFFEAFSWKDFSDAEFHLCPPVLAMGGDGAMLDIGFQNLSRLLASGKPIRVVVLDTQVYSNTGGQSCTSGFTGQVADMAGYGKAQHGKTETRKELALIALAHRGAYVLQTSQAAPSHMMQGILRGLNARRPAVFNIYTPCPVEHGVADEWAPHSARLALESRAFPFLVYDPDAGPSVAECLTLDGNPSVEDVWPTYTLRYQEDGEERTLEVPLTIADWAATEGRFKKHFKPLKPSEWEGSHLVPFAELVATAPEDRVGKTPWIHTLGPDGRLERLATTHEMVALADDRLRFWDQLKELAGLEVSSRVRQGVSRALEQEFDARLQALTADYETRLAELKASYPRVVARRLAEGLLAGGPDRTVAELLDAAANAVPVGPVAFADDALNGGFAGGPVGGVAAPVPAPAESMPVPAAPSAAPVPSTPAAPPTPTAPAEEEDDELTMGPYIETDLCTSCNECININKRMFGYNDTKQAFIQDPKAGTFAELVRAAEQCPAGIIHPGTPLDPNEPDLDKWRARAEPFL, via the coding sequence ATGATGGACCTGTTCCGGAAGAAGCACCCCGAGGTCTCGCCCGCCGAGCCTGCGCCGTTCCCCGGCCATCTCGAGGCCACCGACGGCAGTGCCGCGGTCGTGGCGATGGAGACGGCGGCGAGCGAGGCGGCCGGTGCCTACCCGATCACGCCGTCCACGCAGATGGGCGAGGGATGGGCCCAGGCCGTGGCGGCCGGACAGACCAACGTCAACGGACGGCGCCTGCTGTTCTTCGAGCCGGAAGGGGAGCACGCGGCCGCGGCGGTGACCGCCGGCCTCAGCATGATGGGTCTGCGCGCGACCAACTTCTCGAGCGGGCAGGGGATCGCCTACATGCACGAGTCGTTGTACGCGGCGGCGGGGAAGCGGCTCACGTACGTGCTGAACGTGGCGGCCCGCGCCATGACCAAACAGGCGCTCAACGTCCACGCGGGGCACGACGACTATCACGCGGTCGACGACAGCGGGTTCTTCCAGCTCTTCGCCAAGAACGTGCAGGAAGCGGCCGACCTCACGCTGATCGCGCACCGGATCGCCGAGCTGTCGCTCACGCCGGGCATCTCCGCCCAGGACGGCTTCCTCACCAGCCATGTGATCGAATCCCTGCTGTTGCCCGAGCGGGAGCTGGTCAAGGCCTACCTGGGGGACCCGGCCGACCGGATCGACTCCCCCACGCCCGCGCAGCGGCTGGTGTACGGGCCCACCCGCAGGCGCATCCCGGAGCTCTTCGACTTCGACTATCCCGCCATGTTCGGCGTGGTGCAGAACCAGGAGAGCTACGCCCAGGGCGTGGCCGCCCAGCGGCCGTTCTACTTCGACCACGTGGCGGCCCTGGCCGACCGGGCGTTCGACGAGTACGCCGCCTTGAGCGGTCGTCGCTACGCCCGGGCCACCGGCTACCGCATGGAGGACGCCGAATACGTCCTGGCGGGACAGGGCTCCGTCGTGTGGAACGCCGAGGCGCTGGCGGATCATCTGCGGACCACGCGCGGCCTGAAGGTGGGCGTGCTCAACCTCACGATGTTCCGCCCGTTCCCCTGTGATCAGGTGAGCGCGTGGCTGCGGGGCCGGAGGGCGGTGACGGTGCTGGAGCGCGTGGATCAGCCGCTGGCGGCCGATCCTCCTCTGCTGCGCGAGATCCGCAGCGCGCTGGGCCAGGGCGTCGAGAACGGCCGGGCCCGCGGCGCCCAGCCGTACCCGGGGGTCGCGGCGCTCGCGCCGGACGAGGTCCCGGACTTCTACGCGGGCGGCTTCGGCTTCGGGAGCCGCGACCTGCAGCCCGGCGACCTGCTCGCCGCGGTGGAGAACATGCTGGAAGGCGGCGCCCAACGTCGGCACTTCTACCTGGGCATCGACTTCATCGACCGGGAGACGCGGGCGCCGAAGCTGCAGATCTGGCAGCAGGAGCTGCTGGACGCCTACCCGCACCTCGAGCAACTCGCGCTGCCCGCAGCCGCGGACCTGGATCTGCTCCCCCAGGACTCGATCGCGATCCGCATCCACTCGGTCGGCGGTTGGGGCGCGATCACGATGGGGAAGAACCTCGCGCTCACGGCGTTCGAGCTGGCCGGCCTGCACGTGAAGGCGAACCCGAAGTACGGGTCCGAGAAGAAGGGACAGCCCACGAACTTCTACGCCGTGCTGGCGCGCGAGCCCATCCGCATCAACGCCGAGCTCAAGCACGTCGACGTGGTGCTCTCTCCCGACCCGAACGTCTTCCGCTCCACCGATCCGCTGGCCGGGTTCAACCCGGGCGGTGCCTTCGTCATCCAGAGCGATCTGCCCACCGACCAGGTCTGGGCGTCCCTCCCGGTGGCTGCGCAGCGCACCATCGTGGACAAGGGGCTGCGCCTCTATGCGTTCGACGCGTTCCGCATCGCGGCAGAGGAGGCGACCGACGCGGAGCTGCGCTACCGCATGCAGGGCGTTGCGTTCATGGGGGCCTTCTTCCGGGTCTCCCCGCTCGCGGAGCGGGAAGGCTTGAGCGAAGAGGCGCTCTTCGACGGCATCCGCGGGCAGATCGAGAAGAAGTTCGGCAAGCTCGGCGCGCGCGTGGTCGAGGACAACCTGCGGGTGATCCGTCGTGGCTTCGACGAGGTGCGCCCGGTGCCCCATGGCCCGGTCGGACAGGACGAGCCCGGCGCCCACGTGCTGCCGGGCCTGCCGTCCCTGTTGGACGTGCCCGCGGCCAAGCCTGGGGTGGGCAATCCCGGACGGTTCTGGGAGCAGGTCTGCGCGTACTGCGCCACGACGGGCAAGGACGGCATCGCGGACCCGTTCGCCGCCCACGCCGTCATCCCGGCGGCGACGAGCACCGTGCGCGACATGACCAACATCCGCTTCGAAGTCCCGGACTTCGTGGCGGACAAGTGCACGGGCTGCAGTCAATGCTGGATGCAGTGCCCGGACGCGGCGATCCCGGGCCTGGTGACGTCCGTGGAGGACGCGCTGCAGGCGGCCATCCGCACCGCTGCCAACGGCACGCCGCTCAATCGCCTGAAGCCCCTGACCCCGCACCTGGCCAAGGAGTCGCGCAAGATCCTGCAGGGCGTCGGCATGCGGTCGTTCGCCGACGCGGTGGCGGCGGCCTACGACAACGTGGCCGGCAAGCTGAAGTGGGATCCGGAGCGCCGGAAGGCCCTGGACGAGGAGTGGGCCGCCGCCTACGGCGTGCTGGCGGACTTCCCCTTCGCGCGCACGGCGCCGTTCTTCGACGTGCCCGAGAAGAAGGAGAAGGGCAGCGGGGGCCTGCTCTCCATCACCGTGAACCCCGAAGCCTGCAAGGGCTGCAACATCTGCGTGGACGTCTGCCCGGAAGGCGCGCTCATCACGGTGCGTCAGGACGAGGCCATCGTGGAGCGCCTGCGCAGGAACTGGCAACTCTGGGAGAACCTGCCGGATACGGACGATCGCTACATCAACGTCCGCAATGTGGAACAGGGCATCGGCGTGCTGCCCACGCTCCTGCTCAAGAAGAAGAACTACCGCTCCATGGCGGGCGGCGACGGAGCCTGCATGGGCTGCGGCGAGAAGACCGCGGTCCATGTGCTGGTGTCGACGATCGAAGGGCTCATGCAGCCGCGCGCGGAAGCCTTCGTCAAGCGGCTGGACGGTCTGGTCGGTTCGCTGGAGGAGCGCGCCCGTGCCCTGGTGGCGGCGGACGCCGACCTGGACGCGCCCGGCGCCGCGGACGGCGCGCTGGCCGTGGAGGCGTCCCCCGCGCACCGCGAGCGCCTGGCCCTGCTGCTCCGCACCCGCGACCGGCTGAAGGACCTGCGCTGGCGGTACGTGGAGGGGCCTGGCGGGCGCGGCCGCGCCCACATGGGGATCAGCAACTCCACCGGCTGTTCGTCCGTGTGGGGCAGCACCTATCCCTACAACCCGTATCCCTTCCCCTGGGTGAACCACCTCTTCCAGGACGCGCCGTCGGTGGCCATCGGCATCTTCGAGGGCCAGATGCGGAAGATGGCGGACAACTTCATCGAGGTCCGGCGCGCGGAGGGGTTGGTCGCCGACACCTACGACGCCGAACGGGACGAGGCGTTCTTCGAGGCCTTCTCGTGGAAGGACTTCTCGGACGCCGAGTTCCACCTGTGCCCGCCGGTGCTCGCCATGGGTGGGGATGGGGCCATGCTGGACATCGGCTTCCAGAACCTTTCCCGGCTGCTCGCGTCCGGGAAGCCGATCCGCGTGGTGGTGCTGGACACCCAGGTCTACTCGAACACGGGGGGGCAATCCTGCACCTCCGGGTTCACCGGCCAGGTGGCCGACATGGCCGGCTACGGGAAGGCGCAGCACGGAAAGACCGAGACCCGCAAGGAGCTCGCGCTCATCGCGCTGGCGCATCGGGGCGCCTACGTGCTGCAGACCTCCCAGGCGGCGCCTTCGCACATGATGCAGGGCATCCTGCGCGGCCTGAACGCGCGGCGCCCCGCCGTCTTCAACATCTATACGCCCTGTCCGGTCGAGCACGGGGTCGCCGACGAGTGGGCGCCCCACTCGGCGCGCCTCGCGCTCGAGAGCCGGGCCTTCCCGTTCCTGGTGTACGACCCGGACGCCGGGCCCAGCGTGGCGGAGTGCCTCACCCTCGACGGCAACCCGTCGGTGGAGGACGTGTGGCCCACGTACACGTTGCGCTACCAGGAGGACGGGGAGGAGCGCACGCTGGAGGTGCCGCTCACGATCGCCGACTGGGCCGCGACGGAAGGACGCTTCAAGAAGCACTTCAAGCCCTTGAAGCCGAGCGAGTGGGAGGGTTCGCATCTCGTGCCCTTCGCCGAGCTGGTGGCCACGGCGCCCGAGGACCGGGTGGGGAAGACGCCGTGGATCCATACGCTCGGGCCCGACGGGCGGCTGGAACGCCTGGCCACGACGCACGAGATGGTCGCGCTCGCCGACGACCGCCTGCGCTTCTGGGATCAGCTGAAGGAGTTGGCGGGGCTCGAGGTGTCGAGTCGGGTGCGCCAGGGCGTCAGCCGGGCGTTGGAGCAGGAGTTCGACGCGCGCCTGCAGGCGCTGACGGCCGACTACGAGACCCGCCTGGCGGAGCTCAAGGCCAGCTACCCCCGGGTGGTGGCGCGGCGGCTGGCGGAAGGGCTGCTGGCGGGCGGACCCGACCGGACGGTGGCGGAGCTGCTGGACGCGGCCGCGAACGCCGTGCCGGTCGGACCCGTCGCATTCGCGGACGATGCGCTGAACGGCGGGTTCGCGGGTGGACCCGTCGGAGGTGTCGCGGCGCCGGTGCCCGCGCCGGCGGAGTCGATGCCCGTCCCTGCCGCGCCATCCGCCGCCCCTGTGCCGTCGACACCGGCCGCTCCACCAACCCCGACGGCGCCGGCCGAGGAGGAGGACGACGAGCTCACCATGGGTCCCTACATCGAGACGGACCTGTGCACGAGCTGCAACGAGTGCATCAACATCAACAAGCGGATGTTCGGCTACAACGACACCAAGCAGGCGTTCATCCAGGATCCGAAGGCCGGGACGTTCGCCGAGCTGGTGCGGGCC